From the Polyangiaceae bacterium genome, one window contains:
- a CDS encoding DUF1592 domain-containing protein, with product MRRLAPLGLALWLGACQGVISDPGGTESGGGGGGSTQVTKDSLLPTPRVARLTHTQWENTVADLFGLDTPTGRSASFPKDPTQAGYLFENDATALSVDGAIWGAYQRAATELADEVVKDVGIMGRILPPAVGDDDARARAFIEAFGLRAYRRPLTTSEIDELFALYKQATPSAGLDAFSAGIRMLLSAFLQSPLFLYRVESSTAKKGGAVPLNSYEVASRLSFMLWNSMPDDELFADAKSAKLTTADGVEQAARRLLKSPRARDVIVDFHQTVLEVDKFSVIKPQAAFFPNAPADLPTLAEQENTRFLQFLLEGGGSYRDLLTSNVTFVNDDLAQIYGLSGNFDGTFTQVTLPASERRGVFTQVGFLATNAGSKDPDPIHRGAYLARRINCINVSAPPGNIPPLPASDGRSNRQTVEDHTEQPGSDCANCHSVYINPFGFPFEMYDAIGAVRTDDNGHPIDTATEPLIDGENRAVADAVDLAQQMAESTSVHECYAKYWVEYSFNRKSLPQDEGIVRHLGSLSKDGLTIEDVVVTLVRTKAFLNRSTEEMP from the coding sequence ATGAGACGGCTGGCACCTCTCGGGTTGGCCCTGTGGCTGGGCGCTTGCCAAGGCGTGATCTCCGACCCGGGCGGTACGGAGAGCGGCGGCGGAGGCGGCGGAAGCACGCAGGTGACCAAGGACAGTTTGCTTCCCACCCCACGGGTCGCGCGGCTCACCCATACACAGTGGGAGAACACGGTGGCCGATCTCTTCGGCCTGGACACCCCGACGGGTCGCTCGGCCTCCTTTCCCAAGGACCCGACCCAAGCGGGCTACCTCTTCGAGAACGACGCCACGGCATTGAGCGTGGACGGCGCGATCTGGGGTGCCTATCAGCGGGCCGCCACGGAGCTGGCCGACGAGGTGGTCAAGGACGTTGGCATCATGGGCCGGATCCTCCCGCCCGCTGTCGGCGACGACGACGCCCGAGCCCGCGCTTTCATCGAGGCCTTCGGCTTGCGCGCGTACCGCCGTCCGCTCACCACCAGCGAGATCGACGAGTTGTTCGCCCTGTACAAGCAGGCGACGCCGAGTGCGGGGTTGGACGCCTTCAGCGCCGGCATCCGCATGCTGCTCTCTGCTTTTCTCCAGTCGCCTCTATTCCTCTATCGCGTCGAATCGAGCACTGCGAAGAAGGGCGGAGCGGTTCCCCTGAACAGCTACGAGGTCGCGTCGCGCCTGTCCTTCATGTTGTGGAACAGCATGCCCGACGACGAGCTGTTCGCGGACGCAAAATCGGCCAAGCTCACCACCGCCGACGGCGTGGAACAGGCAGCGCGTCGCCTACTGAAGAGCCCGCGGGCTCGCGACGTCATCGTCGACTTCCACCAGACGGTGCTCGAGGTAGACAAGTTCTCCGTGATCAAACCGCAGGCGGCGTTCTTTCCCAACGCTCCTGCGGATCTGCCCACTCTGGCGGAGCAAGAGAACACGCGATTCCTCCAGTTCCTACTGGAGGGCGGCGGCAGCTATCGCGACCTCTTGACGAGCAACGTCACCTTCGTCAACGACGACCTTGCCCAGATCTACGGACTGAGCGGGAACTTCGACGGCACGTTCACTCAGGTGACGCTCCCTGCCTCCGAGCGCCGCGGCGTGTTTACTCAAGTGGGCTTCTTGGCGACCAACGCCGGATCGAAGGACCCGGACCCGATTCACCGCGGCGCCTACCTAGCGCGCCGCATCAACTGCATCAACGTCAGCGCGCCGCCGGGAAACATCCCGCCGCTGCCAGCCAGCGACGGCCGCTCCAACCGGCAGACGGTGGAGGACCACACCGAGCAACCGGGCAGCGACTGCGCGAACTGCCACTCCGTGTACATCAACCCCTTCGGCTTCCCCTTCGAGATGTACGACGCGATCGGCGCGGTGCGCACGGACGACAACGGCCACCCGATCGACACCGCCACGGAGCCGCTGATCGACGGCGAGAACCGAGCCGTAGCGGATGCCGTGGACCTCGCCCAGCAGATGGCGGAAAGCACTAGCGTTCACGAGTGCTACGCGAAGTACTGGGTGGAGTATTCCTTCAACCGCAAGAGCCTGCCGCAAGACGAGGGTATCGTGCGCCACCTGGGGAGCTTGTCCAAAGACGGGCTGACGATCGAGGACGTGGTGGTCACGCTGGTACGCACGAAAGCGTTTCTCAATCGCAGCACGGAGGAGATGCCGTGA
- a CDS encoding serine/threonine-protein kinase, translating into MSAKNLRELAGPRYHPGAVTAQLPRRFGRYVLFDQIGEGGMARIYLGREQTDLGAERRVVVKHILPLFADSGELSRLLIDEAKLAARLSHGNVVQVYDLGREEDTLYIAMEYVEGFDLSLLLRTCSKRKVPLPVEFSLLIVAETLRALDYAHRKKDDDGTPLGLVHRDVSPSNVLVAFDGQIKICDFGIARAIGAHDALPDAAIQGKAGYMSPEAARGDAVDARSDLFAVGVILWELLAGRRFYKREGGKPPTLEQVQAFELQPLPERGLPGERELHEIVNRALQRDPDGRFSSAKEMLKELDGYIARSGLFASSLKLGEWLTDNFGAEIVEMRRAREAHSHRVDSSKPPPPEPDETTASEAAAGSASPPSAELADAGGNAPLDPAAPSKSDSRMWLVLLVVGLLLLIVIVLQFMRP; encoded by the coding sequence ATGTCGGCCAAAAACTTACGTGAGCTGGCGGGGCCTCGCTACCATCCCGGGGCGGTGACTGCACAATTGCCCAGACGATTCGGCCGCTACGTGCTCTTCGACCAGATCGGAGAAGGCGGAATGGCGCGGATCTACCTTGGCCGCGAACAGACGGACCTGGGCGCGGAGCGCCGCGTGGTGGTCAAGCACATCCTACCGCTGTTCGCAGACAGCGGCGAGTTGTCGCGCCTGCTGATCGACGAGGCCAAGCTGGCGGCGCGCTTGTCTCACGGCAACGTGGTGCAGGTCTACGATCTGGGCAGGGAGGAAGACACTCTCTACATCGCCATGGAGTATGTGGAGGGCTTCGACCTTTCGCTTCTGTTGCGCACCTGCTCGAAGCGCAAGGTTCCGCTGCCCGTCGAGTTCTCGCTGCTGATCGTGGCCGAGACGCTGCGCGCTCTGGACTATGCACACCGCAAGAAGGACGACGACGGCACCCCGTTGGGCCTGGTGCATCGTGACGTGTCGCCTTCCAACGTGCTCGTCGCCTTCGACGGACAGATCAAGATCTGTGACTTCGGGATTGCCCGCGCCATTGGGGCTCACGATGCGCTGCCGGACGCGGCCATCCAAGGCAAGGCTGGCTACATGAGCCCCGAAGCCGCCCGCGGCGACGCCGTGGATGCGCGTAGCGATCTGTTCGCCGTCGGTGTGATCCTGTGGGAGTTGCTCGCTGGGCGTCGCTTCTACAAGCGCGAAGGCGGCAAGCCACCTACCCTCGAGCAAGTTCAGGCCTTCGAGCTGCAGCCCCTGCCCGAGCGAGGCTTGCCCGGCGAAAGGGAGCTGCACGAGATCGTGAATCGGGCCTTGCAGCGGGACCCCGACGGGCGCTTCTCGAGTGCCAAGGAAATGCTCAAGGAGCTCGACGGCTACATCGCACGAAGCGGTCTGTTCGCGAGTTCCTTGAAATTGGGGGAGTGGTTGACGGACAACTTCGGCGCCGAAATCGTGGAGATGCGCCGGGCGCGAGAGGCGCACAGCCACCGCGTCGACTCGAGCAAGCCCCCGCCTCCGGAGCCCGATGAAACCACCGCCAGCGAGGCCGCTGCGGGGTCGGCGAGTCCGCCCTCGGCCGAGCTCGCGGACGCGGGCGGTAATGCGCCGCTGGACCCTGCAGCGCCATCGAAATCCGATAGTCGCATGTGGCTAGTTTTGCTGGTGGTCGGGCTCTTGCTGCTGATCGTCATCGTGCTCCAGTTCATGCGACCTTGA
- a CDS encoding outer membrane beta-barrel protein, whose translation MFQSVVRSAAIGVAVTWSASAYAAEGQWHVGAGLGAASFPGTDAGYGPALGVQGAYELSDMFDLHLESSASQHVFLEGTQTRVFGASAGFVYKIDVIEWVPYLGLYGGVFRFEGDVVPTPLARTELGIGVPLGLDYSFSRNFAVGAQLRYHGFMSDPMSSLGDAAYFLALLRAEYRWGW comes from the coding sequence ATGTTTCAGTCTGTCGTTCGATCTGCGGCAATCGGGGTCGCCGTCACCTGGTCCGCCAGCGCCTACGCTGCGGAAGGGCAGTGGCACGTCGGCGCAGGACTCGGCGCGGCGAGCTTCCCCGGTACCGACGCCGGCTACGGTCCCGCCCTCGGCGTCCAAGGTGCCTACGAGCTGAGCGACATGTTCGACTTGCACTTGGAGTCTTCGGCCTCGCAGCATGTCTTCCTGGAAGGCACTCAGACGCGAGTTTTCGGTGCGAGCGCGGGCTTCGTCTACAAGATCGACGTGATCGAGTGGGTGCCCTATCTCGGTCTCTATGGCGGGGTGTTTCGCTTCGAAGGCGACGTGGTGCCGACGCCGCTGGCACGCACGGAACTCGGCATCGGAGTTCCGCTCGGCCTGGACTACTCCTTCTCGCGCAACTTCGCGGTCGGTGCCCAGCTTCGCTACCACGGCTTCATGAGCGACCCGATGAGTTCTCTGGGAGACGCCGCGTACTTTCTGGCGCTCCTTCGCGCGGAATATCGCTGGGGTTGGTGA
- a CDS encoding DUF3634 family protein: MGLLYGLLILALLAIPFAWSLYRSNELFYLQVRRGRTQVLRGKLPQSLANELADVMRRAKVRRANVRVVQEDRAPAIKVVDGELSDGTLQQMRNVLGRYDLAQIKAGGRVR; the protein is encoded by the coding sequence ATGGGTCTTTTGTACGGTCTGTTGATCCTGGCGCTGCTCGCGATCCCCTTCGCCTGGTCGCTTTACCGCTCCAACGAGCTTTTCTACCTGCAGGTGCGCCGAGGCCGCACGCAGGTCCTGCGCGGGAAGCTGCCCCAGAGCCTGGCCAACGAGCTGGCTGACGTGATGCGCCGGGCCAAGGTCCGTCGCGCCAACGTGCGCGTGGTGCAGGAGGACCGAGCCCCCGCCATCAAGGTCGTGGACGGGGAACTGTCCGACGGCACGCTGCAGCAGATGCGCAATGTGCTGGGTCGCTACGATCTGGCGCAGATCAAGGCTGGGGGGCGAGTCCGCTGA
- a CDS encoding aspartate kinase yields the protein MALVVQKYGGTSVKNLERMRAVAERALATQAAGNQVVVIVSAMAGETNRLLGMAHEVSPTPDMRELDALAATGEQVSAALVAMTIHALGGKARSLLGHQVRMQTDAAFTKARIHTVEGSKVRSTVQEGMIAVIAGFQGVDPEGNITTLGRGGSDTSAVAIAAAIKADVCEIYTDVDGVYTTDPNICPAAKKIERISFEEMLELASLGAKVLQIRSVELGMKYGVPIHVRSSFTDTPGTMVTSEEGLEAVVVAGIAYDKGEAKVQLINVPDRPGVVAQIFGTLADRNVSVDMIIQSPSREGGTTTDVTFTVAKTDLARCKDLIEQCCRDIGGAAIEYDPDIVKVSIVGLGMRSHAGIASRMFQILAQEGINIQGITTSEIKVSCIINSKYTELAVRALHTGFGLDDKPAG from the coding sequence GTGGCTCTAGTCGTTCAGAAATACGGCGGGACTTCCGTCAAGAACTTGGAGCGCATGCGAGCCGTCGCCGAGCGAGCGCTGGCCACCCAAGCCGCGGGCAATCAGGTCGTGGTGATCGTGAGCGCCATGGCCGGTGAGACCAACCGCCTGCTGGGAATGGCTCACGAGGTCTCTCCGACCCCGGACATGCGCGAGCTGGACGCGCTGGCTGCTACGGGTGAACAAGTGAGCGCGGCGCTGGTCGCGATGACGATTCACGCGCTGGGCGGCAAGGCTCGCAGCTTGCTGGGTCACCAAGTCCGGATGCAGACCGACGCTGCCTTCACCAAAGCCCGCATCCACACCGTGGAGGGCTCGAAGGTCCGCTCCACGGTGCAAGAAGGCATGATCGCCGTGATCGCCGGTTTTCAGGGGGTGGACCCCGAAGGCAACATCACGACCCTGGGCCGCGGCGGCTCCGACACCAGTGCCGTGGCCATCGCGGCCGCCATCAAGGCTGACGTTTGCGAGATCTACACGGACGTGGACGGGGTCTACACGACGGACCCGAACATCTGCCCCGCGGCGAAGAAGATCGAGCGCATCAGCTTCGAGGAAATGCTCGAGCTTGCCTCTCTCGGAGCCAAAGTGCTCCAGATTCGCTCGGTCGAGTTGGGAATGAAGTACGGAGTTCCGATTCACGTTCGGAGCTCCTTTACCGATACGCCAGGAACCATGGTCACCAGTGAAGAAGGTTTGGAGGCCGTCGTCGTTGCGGGCATTGCCTACGACAAGGGCGAGGCCAAGGTGCAGCTCATCAACGTGCCCGATCGACCCGGTGTCGTGGCGCAGATCTTTGGAACCCTGGCGGACCGCAACGTGTCCGTCGACATGATCATCCAGAGCCCGTCCCGGGAAGGCGGCACCACGACGGACGTGACCTTCACAGTGGCCAAGACGGACCTCGCCCGTTGCAAGGACCTCATCGAGCAGTGCTGCCGAGACATCGGTGGCGCGGCGATCGAGTACGACCCCGACATCGTCAAGGTCAGCATCGTCGGGCTGGGTATGCGCTCTCACGCGGGCATCGCCTCGCGCATGTTCCAGATCCTCGCTCAAGAGGGCATCAACATTCAGGGCATCACGACCAGCGAGATCAAGGTCAGCTGCATCATCAACTCCAAGTACACGGAGCTGGCCGTCCGCGCCCTGCACACCGGGTTCGGATTGGATGACAAACCCGCTGGCTAG
- a CDS encoding DUF1552 domain-containing protein, producing the protein MRVSRRWVLRGLGGVALALPVLESLKPRRAEAAGETVEPFVIFFRQACGVAAAGTTQEIGSEPERFWPKNFGALDANNVGGRALDELTAHLGQMLVVKNVNMNNFAYGDGHARGALQGLTARGPTVENVGGDSEASGESIDHRIGRELNPDKRDSLVMYAGKSGGWLGGPCISYRGPAQRRSALHDPWVAYQTIVGGDTGLSAEARAELVARQKSVNDLVRGQLQTLMSRPELSKSDKDRLDLHLTSVRDLEIALSCKLDQNIELALQNQAPGYDTAEGDKVIEHVKLHMDVAALAVACGHTRAVSIQVGSGNDGSNRYPDPDTGQLMADNFHWISHRRASHDDTGTVIPGSDVLHHKVDRQFARMFKYLLDKLDAYDTPDGKKLLHHGLAVWYNDNGNGPPHSSKNIPYVIGGSAGGKLKQGQCLEASGGDTNAKNHAQMLVTLAAAVGATQNEDGVTPLSQFGDPSLPSGALTELLV; encoded by the coding sequence GTGAGAGTCTCGAGACGATGGGTGTTGCGGGGCCTGGGTGGGGTGGCGCTGGCCTTGCCGGTGTTGGAGTCCCTGAAACCACGCCGTGCGGAAGCCGCGGGCGAAACCGTCGAGCCGTTCGTGATCTTCTTCCGCCAAGCCTGCGGCGTGGCCGCCGCGGGCACGACGCAGGAGATCGGCAGCGAACCCGAGCGCTTCTGGCCCAAGAACTTCGGCGCCTTGGACGCGAACAACGTCGGGGGTCGTGCCCTGGACGAACTCACTGCGCATCTGGGTCAGATGCTGGTGGTGAAGAACGTCAACATGAACAACTTCGCCTACGGCGACGGGCATGCCCGCGGCGCACTGCAAGGTCTGACCGCGCGAGGGCCCACCGTGGAAAACGTGGGTGGAGACTCGGAAGCGTCGGGAGAGTCCATCGACCACCGCATTGGCCGCGAGCTGAACCCCGACAAGCGCGATTCCCTCGTCATGTACGCCGGCAAGAGCGGCGGCTGGCTTGGGGGACCGTGCATCTCATATCGTGGGCCGGCCCAACGTCGCAGCGCCCTACACGACCCGTGGGTTGCCTATCAGACCATCGTGGGTGGAGACACCGGGCTCTCGGCGGAAGCGCGTGCGGAGTTGGTCGCGCGGCAGAAGAGTGTGAATGACCTGGTTCGCGGACAGTTGCAGACCCTGATGAGCCGCCCAGAGCTCTCCAAGAGCGACAAGGACCGCCTGGACCTGCATTTGACGAGCGTGCGTGACCTGGAGATCGCCCTCAGCTGCAAGCTGGACCAGAACATCGAGCTTGCGCTGCAAAACCAGGCGCCGGGCTACGACACGGCCGAAGGCGACAAGGTCATCGAGCACGTCAAGCTACACATGGACGTCGCCGCGCTCGCCGTTGCCTGCGGTCATACACGCGCAGTGTCGATCCAAGTCGGCAGCGGCAACGACGGTTCCAATCGCTATCCGGATCCGGACACGGGTCAACTGATGGCGGACAATTTTCACTGGATCAGCCATCGCCGCGCGAGCCACGACGACACGGGTACGGTCATTCCCGGATCCGACGTCCTGCATCACAAGGTCGATCGCCAGTTCGCTCGCATGTTCAAGTATCTGCTCGACAAGCTCGACGCCTACGACACGCCGGATGGCAAGAAGCTGCTGCACCACGGCTTGGCGGTCTGGTACAACGACAACGGTAACGGGCCACCCCACAGCAGTAAAAACATCCCCTACGTGATCGGTGGCAGCGCTGGCGGCAAACTGAAGCAGGGACAATGTCTGGAGGCGAGTGGCGGCGACACCAATGCCAAGAACCACGCGCAGATGCTGGTCACCCTGGCGGCCGCGGTCGGCGCCACGCAGAACGAAGACGGCGTGACGCCTTTGAGCCAATTCGGAGATCCCAGTCTGCCGAGCGGTGCCTTGACGGAGCTGCTCGTATGA
- the priA gene encoding primosomal protein N', translated as MRLAKVAVPVPLGQAFTYALPQQDIGAGARVLVEFGRRHVLGVVLESFDGVPDFDVSKLKSVVAVVDAQPVFPSELLEFLVELARYYLAPLGEVMRLALPAVERSAKARLVSHGVEGADALSSVGRLTQWAVPLESAQASGEPRGRALEILALLQKDGARELSELARAFPSARTAVKRLQTLGHVRIEQRPHTPDPFFATPIHSDVPPELTAAQGQALEAITSALHQRRPQAFLLQGVTGSGKTEVYLRAVGQVAKEGRGAMVLVPEIALTPQLVSRFRARLGDDIAVLHSGLSENERHQMWRALREGRVRIVIGARSALFAPVTDLALICVDEEHDGSFKQEEGVRYNARDMALLRAHRCGGVCILGTATPSVGSEALVRQRKLERLLLPERAHHAAELPKVEIVDLRRVGAGPGGHRLISLTLHRALERTLEAGEQAILFLNRRGFAPTLLCTSCGHLLECPHCAVSLTLHRRGRPELRCHYCDYAAPLPTHCPECKSDRLSEEGAGTERIETLLQDAFPTAKVGRLDRDVAGGAKSERVLQRMRAGEIDILVGTQMVTKGHDLPQVTLVGVLNADSALSLPDFRAAERTFQLLVQVAGRAGRGDRPGTVLIQTFQPDHPAIVLAAQHDVNAFLDRELVARRELRYPPFSRIALVRVEAIREEDARRRAEGLARLAAAAAREGAEILGPAPAPLARLRNRYRYRFMVRSASRAPLRDALLAVARAREDRKVRVAIDVDPMSML; from the coding sequence ATGCGTCTCGCGAAGGTGGCTGTGCCCGTCCCTCTGGGGCAGGCGTTCACCTACGCGCTGCCACAGCAAGACATCGGGGCCGGCGCACGCGTACTCGTGGAGTTCGGTCGTCGTCACGTGCTCGGCGTCGTCCTGGAGAGCTTCGACGGGGTGCCCGACTTCGATGTCAGCAAGCTCAAGAGTGTGGTGGCTGTCGTCGACGCCCAACCGGTGTTCCCCAGCGAGCTTCTCGAGTTCTTGGTGGAGCTGGCGCGCTACTACTTGGCACCCCTCGGTGAGGTGATGCGGTTGGCGCTGCCTGCCGTCGAACGCTCGGCGAAAGCACGGCTCGTTTCTCACGGCGTGGAGGGTGCGGATGCGCTTTCCAGCGTGGGGCGTTTGACGCAGTGGGCGGTTCCGCTGGAATCGGCGCAAGCGAGCGGCGAGCCTCGGGGTCGCGCCCTGGAAATCCTCGCCTTGCTGCAGAAAGACGGCGCGCGCGAACTGAGCGAACTCGCGCGTGCGTTTCCTAGCGCGCGAACTGCGGTCAAGCGTCTGCAGACCCTCGGGCACGTTCGCATCGAGCAGCGGCCACACACCCCCGATCCCTTCTTTGCCACGCCGATTCACTCGGACGTGCCCCCTGAGCTGACGGCCGCCCAAGGCCAGGCGCTGGAGGCGATCACCTCGGCCCTGCATCAGCGCCGGCCCCAGGCCTTTTTGCTGCAGGGGGTCACGGGGTCCGGGAAGACCGAAGTGTATCTGCGCGCCGTCGGCCAGGTGGCGAAAGAGGGGCGCGGCGCCATGGTGTTGGTGCCGGAAATCGCCCTCACGCCTCAGTTGGTCTCGCGCTTCCGCGCGCGCCTCGGCGACGACATTGCGGTGCTCCACAGTGGGCTTTCCGAAAACGAACGTCACCAGATGTGGCGCGCGCTTCGCGAGGGACGAGTGCGCATCGTGATCGGCGCGCGGTCGGCGCTCTTCGCTCCGGTCACGGACCTCGCGCTGATTTGCGTCGACGAAGAACATGACGGGTCCTTCAAGCAGGAAGAGGGTGTTCGCTACAACGCGCGGGACATGGCGCTGCTGCGCGCCCACCGCTGCGGTGGAGTCTGTATCCTCGGCACCGCGACTCCCTCCGTCGGCAGTGAGGCGCTCGTGCGTCAACGCAAGTTGGAGCGACTGCTCTTGCCGGAGCGGGCCCACCACGCCGCCGAGCTGCCGAAGGTGGAGATCGTCGACTTGCGCCGCGTCGGCGCGGGTCCTGGCGGACACCGGCTAATCTCCCTGACTCTGCACCGGGCTTTGGAGCGGACCCTCGAGGCCGGCGAGCAAGCGATTCTGTTCCTGAATCGGCGCGGATTTGCACCAACGCTGCTGTGCACCTCCTGCGGGCACTTGCTGGAATGCCCACACTGCGCGGTCTCGCTCACGCTACATCGGCGCGGTCGTCCCGAGTTGCGTTGTCACTATTGCGACTACGCGGCGCCGCTGCCGACCCATTGTCCCGAGTGTAAGAGCGATCGCCTGAGCGAGGAAGGCGCGGGCACCGAACGCATCGAGACGCTGTTGCAGGATGCTTTCCCGACGGCGAAGGTGGGGCGCCTCGATCGTGACGTTGCCGGAGGCGCCAAGAGCGAACGCGTGCTGCAGCGCATGCGCGCTGGCGAGATCGACATTCTGGTGGGGACTCAGATGGTGACCAAAGGTCATGATCTGCCGCAGGTGACCCTCGTGGGCGTGCTCAATGCGGATTCAGCGCTCAGCCTGCCGGATTTCAGGGCGGCGGAGCGGACCTTTCAGCTCTTGGTGCAGGTGGCCGGACGCGCGGGGCGCGGCGATCGACCGGGAACGGTCTTGATTCAGACTTTTCAACCAGACCACCCGGCCATCGTCCTCGCCGCGCAGCACGACGTGAACGCCTTCTTGGACCGCGAGCTCGTGGCGCGCCGTGAGCTCAGATATCCGCCCTTCTCGCGGATTGCGCTCGTGCGAGTCGAGGCGATTCGCGAAGAGGACGCGCGCCGGCGGGCCGAGGGACTGGCCCGCCTGGCCGCGGCGGCCGCTCGCGAAGGCGCCGAGATATTGGGGCCAGCCCCCGCACCACTGGCTCGCTTGCGCAATCGGTATCGTTATCGCTTCATGGTGCGCAGCGCATCGCGCGCCCCGCTTCGGGATGCCCTGCTGGCCGTTGCACGCGCACGGGAGGACCGCAAGGTGCGCGTCGCGATCGACGTCGACCCCATGAGCATGCTGTAA
- a CDS encoding phosphodiester glycosidase family protein, producing MRRAGGGALLLALCTTSAANAGTLVSETKSTPYPGVQLIKRVESNPANRIFIAKISLCNDYIHVAATSPPSSVKTPGSWGAGVGAQLAVNGDFFSGTQVYGDAVGNGVHWPLAQTGNSQPSGWYYERYGWIAFGKDWVEFTHTERTKLVDKAKFDIKYGFKPGEVTTDIPNGTLALVSGFPALVIEGQVYTCSSPTAASCFPDRSDMHNARHPRTAMGITQDRKTFILVAVDGRTSISAGMYGAELAELMGKVGAWQAFNLDGGGSTAMWLANQGYVNDTSGNNLGGGTRAVANHWGIYASAAGGKSAVPGSCFVPGGCFATPIPGADAEVFKDMPKGAFAYDEAISLKTHGITNGCSSSPSMFCPNCELTRGQAATFVVKAAGLDVKNPPATPSFSDVPTTHTFFAYIEAAAKAGITSGCGGGKFCPAGNVTRAQLAAFIRRAQGWPAVNPATPSFPSDTPKTHTFYQDIETLKAKCVASGCGTGAFCPDDDATRAEAAVFIARAWDYDGANPCTTGSGGAGGGSGNGGSGTGAAAGSGGGAGVAAGGTSGSSAAAGGAAAQGAKAGSAAAADGGSDGGCACAAPRGGSNGRSATAELLALLLAAALRRRRAAPRLSA from the coding sequence ATGAGACGCGCGGGTGGTGGCGCGCTGCTCCTGGCGCTCTGCACCACCAGCGCGGCGAACGCCGGCACTCTCGTGTCGGAGACGAAGAGCACGCCCTACCCTGGCGTGCAGTTGATCAAGCGGGTGGAGTCGAACCCCGCCAATCGCATCTTCATCGCGAAGATCTCCCTGTGCAACGACTACATTCACGTCGCCGCGACTTCGCCGCCCAGCTCCGTGAAGACCCCGGGTTCCTGGGGCGCGGGCGTCGGAGCGCAGCTCGCGGTCAACGGTGATTTCTTCAGCGGGACGCAAGTCTACGGCGACGCCGTTGGCAACGGCGTCCACTGGCCCCTGGCCCAGACGGGCAACAGCCAACCGAGCGGCTGGTACTACGAGCGCTACGGCTGGATCGCCTTCGGCAAGGACTGGGTCGAGTTCACGCACACCGAACGAACCAAGCTCGTGGACAAGGCCAAGTTCGACATCAAGTACGGGTTCAAGCCGGGAGAGGTCACGACTGACATTCCGAACGGCACCCTGGCGCTGGTCAGCGGCTTCCCCGCGCTCGTGATCGAGGGGCAGGTCTACACCTGCTCGTCGCCGACCGCGGCATCCTGCTTTCCGGACCGCAGCGACATGCACAACGCCCGACACCCGCGCACCGCCATGGGGATCACCCAAGACCGCAAGACCTTCATCCTGGTTGCCGTCGACGGGCGGACGAGCATCAGCGCGGGGATGTATGGAGCGGAGCTCGCGGAACTCATGGGCAAGGTGGGGGCGTGGCAGGCGTTCAACTTGGACGGCGGCGGCTCCACGGCCATGTGGTTGGCGAACCAGGGCTACGTCAACGACACCAGCGGGAACAACCTAGGCGGCGGGACGCGCGCGGTCGCAAACCACTGGGGCATCTACGCTTCCGCGGCCGGTGGCAAGTCCGCGGTGCCGGGCAGTTGTTTCGTCCCGGGCGGTTGCTTTGCCACGCCGATACCCGGTGCCGACGCCGAGGTATTCAAGGACATGCCAAAGGGCGCCTTCGCCTACGACGAAGCAATATCCTTGAAGACCCATGGAATCACCAACGGTTGTTCCAGCAGCCCGAGCATGTTTTGTCCCAACTGCGAGCTGACCCGGGGGCAAGCGGCAACCTTCGTGGTCAAGGCCGCGGGTCTGGACGTCAAGAACCCGCCAGCAACCCCCAGCTTCAGCGACGTGCCGACCACTCACACGTTCTTTGCGTACATCGAGGCGGCAGCCAAAGCGGGGATCACTTCGGGCTGCGGCGGAGGAAAGTTCTGTCCCGCGGGCAACGTAACGCGCGCGCAACTCGCGGCCTTCATTCGCCGCGCCCAAGGTTGGCCAGCCGTGAACCCGGCAACGCCATCGTTCCCCTCGGATACGCCCAAGACGCACACGTTCTACCAAGACATCGAGACACTGAAAGCCAAGTGCGTCGCCAGCGGCTGCGGCACTGGGGCTTTCTGTCCCGATGACGACGCTACCCGCGCAGAAGCGGCCGTGTTCATCGCACGCGCGTGGGACTACGACGGCGCCAACCCGTGCACGACGGGCAGCGGCGGTGCCGGTGGCGGAAGCGGCAACGGCGGGTCGGGAACAGGCGCCGCCGCCGGGAGTGGCGGTGGAGCGGGCGTGGCAGCCGGGGGCACCTCGGGTTCGAGCGCAGCCGCAGGCGGCGCTGCTGCACAGGGCGCGAAGGCGGGCTCCGCGGCCGCCGCGGATGGCGGCAGCGACGGCGGTTGCGCCTGCGCTGCACCCCGTGGCGGTTCCAACGGGCGCTCTGCAACCGCTGAGTTGCTTGCCTTGTTGCTCGCCGCGGCCCTGCGCCGACGGCGCGCCGCCCCTCGGCTGAGCGCGTAG